A region of the Cucurbita pepo subsp. pepo cultivar mu-cu-16 chromosome LG14, ASM280686v2, whole genome shotgun sequence genome:
CTTGTTTTGGATTTGAGTGCGTATTTGTAAATTTCCCACTTACCCTTCAGTTTGatgctttttttcttctgggttCTTCTATTTTTGAATCTTGGGCTGTGTTTGATCGTGGTGCTTGTTTAAATTTGGGAGTTGGGGTTTGTTGATTGTTTAATACGATTGGTCAACGCTATCTATAATCTTGTTTTTATCAAGATTATGATTTCTGGTCTAAAATTGGTAGGAGAAAGGTTGTGTAAGTGGAGGGTGGAGTTTTGTTTTGTGGGAATGTCATTGGATGTTTAGATGATAATGTTTTTACATTTCTTTGTGATTATATAAACGCTTGAGCTATCTTATCCGTCATGGAATGTTGCGACACTTGTAATATTTTGATCCTCTCCATAATTTATGTCCTTTTTTCTTGCTAGAATGTGAAGATTCTAGCCTACTTCTGCtattttgtttattgtatTCGGGTATTTGTTTGCTTCTCattaaacaaatgaaaaagttATTTGGGAAAACAAAGTTGTAACGTGTATGTACAAGCTTTGAATGAGCTTTGTACTTAATGGATCTATGTGTCATTTTATGTTCATGAGTTTGTTTACCTTTCTTTCCCGTAATTCATGTTGTTGTTCCTGTCTTGGTTGCTTGCTCGTCAGGTGAATGAGCTTACCTTTGCTTTCCGCTTACCTTTGCTTTGCTTTCCTGTAATTAAACTAATGTTGTTGTCTTGCTAGAGGTTAATGAGCAGCTTGAGCTTGACCTTCTTTCCTGTAATTAATTCATCTTGTTGTCTGgttccattaattttttttgtatctagATGACTGTAAAAGCtgattttgatttgtgttGAATTCTTGCCTTCCTAACTAAGTTTTAGATTTTAGGTAATGTATGCTTGCTAAACTCGGATTGGTTCTCGTCCCGGTCGGATTAACTCTGGTTATTTGTGAATGTTTTTCTGTTGTATTTTATTCTACACTTTCAAACTAGAAGAAGAATTTGTTGGTTTAGCTGTGAAATTGGCGTTTGGAAATTTTGGTGTTTAGTTGTGCAAACTAGAAGGAAGAAATGACTGGAAGTTAAACTCAGGCTTAGGCTAGTGAGGATCGAAAATTTTCAGGCAGCCTTGTTACATATGAAACTCTTAAGACTGTTCTTTTTAATGGATCATTGGTTTATTAGGTCCTTTTCTTTAGCTGTCATCTGTATGaaatatggaagaaataaTGATTGCGTGTGGAAATGAAGGCCAAATGATTGAAGTGATACCCCATTGGTTCCTGTGGTTAGACCTTTGTGCACAATGTTCAAATCTATGCTGAAAATAGCCGATTAGCTCGCAACTTTTTGAATGTGTAATGCAGCAAATGATCCTTAATGTTATATTAGAGCAATACAGAACTGACATTTTTGCTTCACTGTTAGATAActtttttatgtatatttgatgttgagcCTTCTTACTGACTAGTACTTGCGAGTTACTGAGTAGATGACTTACTTTCGTGAAGCAGGAAACATTAAGGGCTGGAAAGTTAAACGAGAGGGTTTTAAAGTTGTTCGTGGCAACTGgaaaagatgaagttctttcgCTCATCGAGGCATTCAATATCCAGCAAATTGTCACCCCTGTTCTTCCTACCAGTAAGAAAAATCTAGATATTACCGATGTTCTGTTGCTCGATTTTGTGATCGGTTTATCCATTTATCTTCCTTACACTGAATACTTGATGCAGGGTGTTCAGAAAAATTCTAGGATTCAGTGATAAAACTTCTGCTGGTTCTTTTAAGGAGACTTGCcaatcttttcttatctttttttaattattatcacaaatcattgtttttattttcttgagaAGTTTTAAAGATGTCCCAGCTTAATATTATGGATAGCGAGGTCGACATTGTGGTCGGAGCGCTCCACTCTGATCTGACTTCATTTATGAATGAATGGAAGCCTATTTTCTCCCAATACCACTTGATTATTGTCAAGGATCCTGAACTCAAAGAGGACCTCATAATTCCAGATGGCTTTGACCTGGATGTCTATTCTCAACAAGATATAGATAGAATTGTTGGTGCTtctaattcaattaaattctCTGGTTACTCTTGCCGATACTTTGGTTACCTAATGTCCAGAAAAAAGTATATCATCTCAATTGATGATGACTGTGTTCCAGCCAAAGATGATAAGGGCTTGTTAGTAGAATTTGTAGCGCAGCACATATCGAACCTTTCGACTCCAGCCactcctttcttcttcaacacaCTGTATGATCCATTTAGGAAAGGAGCGGATTTCGTCCGTGGTTACCCATTTAGTTTAAGGAGTGGGGTTGCTTGTAGTCTGTCATGTGGACTGTGGTTGAATCTAGCAGATTATGATGCACCAACACAAGCCCTCAAGCCAAGTCTGAGGAACACACGCTATGTCGATGCAGTCCTCACTATTCCAGCAGGAGCCATGTTGCCTGTGAGTGGAATCAACATTGCGTTCGATCGAGAGGTGGTTGGTCCTGCTTTATGTCCAGCTTTGAGATTGGCCGGGGAAGGAAAGTTTCGGTGGGAAACCATGGAAGATATATGGTGCGGATTATGCGTTAAGGTAACATGTGATCACCTGAAGCTTGGTGTGAAAAGTGGGCTGCCATATGTTTGGAGAAATGAAAGAGGAAGTGCAGTAGAGAGCCTGAAGAAAGAGTGGGAAGGGGTGAAGCTAATGGAAGAAGTTGTTCCCTTCTTTCAAACTCTTAGGTTACCAGAAGCAGCAGTTACAGCTGAAGCCTGTTTCCTCGAGATAGCGAAGGCAGTGAAGGAGAAGCTCGGTCGCTCGAACCAAATGTTTGCTCGTGCTGCTGATGCCATGGTCGAATGGGTCGAGATTTGGAAGAACGCTGGATCGGGTCCTTTGCCTGTGGACAATTAGGAGTTGATGAGTGAGTTTGGCCTCCTTCACTTCCCCCCCACCCCTTCCCTTCAATGAATAACAGAAAGCTCCCTCTATTTTCTTGCTGTAACAATGATTTGAGAAGACTGTTGAAATTTCGTAATGGCGAAGAGAGAACTGTTTCACAGTTATTTTACTTTCATGTTTGATATATCTCAGCATCACTGAAGGctgttgttttgttgtttgattGGCTGTGGACAATGGATGCTTCGTATGAAATGCTTGTGATTGAATACGGTTCTGGCCATACTAATTTCTTCTAATATGGTTCTTAATCAATTTTTGCGTCGAGTCCAAGCTTTTTGCTAGCCGACATTGTCCTTTTTGAACTGTCCTCTTTAAACAGTCTATTTTGaactgtcctctttgaacaGTCTATCCCTAGTAGGGACGCATTGTcctattgtcctctttgaacagTCTGTTGCTAGTAagcattgtcctctttgaacagACTATTGCTAGTAAGGGcgcattgtcctctttgaacaaTCTGcgcattgtcctctttgaacaaTCTATTGCTAGTAGGGAcgcattgtcctctttgaatcGTCTATTGCTAGGAAGGAcgcattgtcctctttgaatcGTCTATTGCTAGGAAGGACGCATTGTCCTCTTGTCTATTGCTAGTAGACATTGTTCTCTTTAAACCGACTATTGCTAGtagacattgtcctctttaagcaGTCTATTGCTAGTAGACATTGTCCTATTTGAGCAGTCTATTGCTCGTAGACATTGTCTTTGAGCAGTCTATTGCTAGTAGACATTGTCTTcttttgtcctctttgagcagTCTATTGCTAGTAgacattgtcttctttgagtaGCTTATTGGTAGCAGACATTAGCTTCTTTGAGCAGTTTattactaacagatattgtcctcacTTTATTGCTAGtagacattgtcctctttgaacagcagatattgtcctctttacgCAGCCTATTGCCTATGCTAGtagacattgtcctctttgagcagcagatattgtcctctttacgCAGCCTATtgcctagcagatattgttctctttggacagCCTattgctagcatatattgtcgtCTTTGGACCGCTTattactaataaatattgtcctctctaggctttcccttcaaagCTATAAAATGCTAGGAATATGTTTCTACACTCTTTAtgaataatgtttcgttctcttctccaatcgacgtaagatctcacaatccacttcttCCTCTTCGTTCTTGGGTTCTCGGGAGACTGCTCAATGTCTATAGAATCCCAAACTTTAAATTTGTAGgcataaattatagtttaaatgTTAATTACTTCCACGTCACATGAGCAGAAGTTGGAAAAGGGTCTATTTTCGTAATTGTATTTTCCACAAAAGTAATAAAACgacgttattattattttttttttaattttaaaatttctaatttcctCGGTGTTTCTTCGTGGGCTTCTCAGGCGGAATCTTTCGAGTAATCGTTGCCGCCCAGAACCACCAAGATACCATCAGCCGTTCCTTAGTGGTTCGCACAGCGGAAAACGCCAACCAAATTGTCCggcattttatctttttcactCATTTTagcttcctctctctctctctctctctctctctgtttacAACTTAGCTTGCTCGGCATCTTCCAcgaatttcttcttctcttcatttCCGATTCTGATATCTTAATTTTatccaaaaacaaagcaaCCCATCTTCCATGGCTGCCAATTTCGCCATGCTTAAACCTTGTTCCTCATTTTCAACCCCATCATTTGTTCAGACCAAATTTCGTACACATAGATTGTTATGCACTGGCCCATCTTCCTCTTATTATCCACGATGTCAAGGAGGTTTGTTGTCAGCTACCTTTCGTTTCCTGAAgtaatttttgggtttttccttgtgggatttcttttttgtccttCCTTATCTTGTTTGGCTTCTGGGTTCTTAGGAGCTTATGGTTTACGCCTCGTTAAATGTGCTTCTTCTAATGGTAAGGAGCCTGATTCGTTGGATGATGGAGTTAAAAGTGTGGAGCAGTTACTTAAAGAGAAACAGCGAGCAGAATTGTCTGCTCGGATCGCTTCTGGAGAATTCACAGTGGAAAAAGCTGGGTATACAAGTATTTGTGTACTAGATCCTACGAATTGATAGCTCTTTCTTAATATATGGACTGACATAATGCTTGATTATtatgtgtttttgttttgggaaTCAAGTTTTCCATCTGTGTTGAGGAGTGGGTTGTCAAAGATGGGTGTTCCTAGTGATATTCTGGATTTACTATTTGGTTTCATCAATGCTCAAGAACAATATCCCAAGATTCCTGAAGCTAAAGGATCATTAGATGCAGTTCGTAGTGAGGCTTTCTTCATACCTCTGTATGAGCTTTATCTCACGTATGGTGGGATATTTAGATTGAGTTTTGGGCCAAAGGTTTGTTCCTATTTAGTTCTGTAAGTTGCAGTAACTTATTCCACATTGTTATTACTTGTAAGGTATCCCTTAATGTATGATATCTTGGTCTTCTTGCAGTCGTTCTTGATTGTTTCTGATCCTTCCATTGCTAAACATATACTGAAGAATAATCCAAAGAATTATTCTAAGGTACTCCTGTTTGTCAAGTTAGTAAAATTTGTTGGTTCCTTCTTTGTATGCTGATGATAGTTGGATGCACAGGGTATCTTAGCTGAAATTCTTGACTTTGTCATGGGGAAGGGACTTATACCAGCTGATGGAGAGATATGGCGTGTACGAAGACGGGCTATAGTCCCATCTTTGCATATGAAGGTAGGGTAACTCTTACTTGCCCTTTCCGCGTGTACTTACTCTTTTGCGTAGATATTTGCTCATAAGAATGACTGCAAGTAATAAAGCAAAtcatttgtgagatcccacattagttggagagggaaacgaaacattccttataaggatgtggaaacctctcactagtagatgcgttttaaaaccgtgaggctaacggcgatacgtaacggatcaaagcagacaatatctattagcggtagtctcgggctgttacaaatagtatcaaagtcagacattgaacggtgtgccagcgaggacgctggctcccaaggagggtggattgtgagatcccacagtggttggagaggggaacgaagcattcctgataagagtgtggaaatctccctaatagacatgttttaaaacttagaggctgacgacgatacgtaacgagtcaaagcggacaatatttactagcagtgGCCTCAGGCTGTTACATCATCTCAACCGCGTGTGTGTTCAATTGATGTAAGTGTAACGATtgaagctcaccgctagcagatattgttctttaggctttcccttttgggcttctcctcaaggtttttaaaacgtgtttgataggaagaggtttccgcacctttataaagaatgttttgttcccctcttcaaccaatgcgggatctcacaatccaccctccttcggggcccaacatcctccttggcactcgttcctctctccaatcgatgtgggatctcacaatccaccccccttcagggcccagtgtccttgttggcacaccgcccagtgtccacccccttcggggcccagtgttcttgttggcacattgtccggtgtccacccttcggggcccagcatccttgctggcacaccgcttggtgtccatctccctttggggcccagcgccctcgctgacacaccacccagtgtccacccccctttggggttcAGTGTCCTCATTGGCATACCGTCCAGtgtaaaattaaactaaatggAGTCTCGATTATTCATTACAGTAACTGTGAGGATGGTATGAGATGCTATTGCTTATCTAGAATGCTCTCTGTACAGAGGGAGGTACATTGGAATCTAGGTGTTGGGAGAGTAAGGGGAGGTCTCGAATCTTTTCTCCGATGTGTACTCTGTTTACAGTTGATACTAGCGAAATCTTTCGTCTTCCTAGCCCTTAAGAAACCCTTTTCATGTAGCACTTAAAAATTAAGCCATCcattcataacatatacaCTTCTGTTGATCTTTTCATGTAGTATGTAGGAGCTATGATTAATGTTTTTGGAGAAGCTGCAGATAGGCTTTGCAATAAGCTAGATGATGCAGCATCTAATGGTATAGATGTGGAAATGGAGTCCCTCTTCTCCCGTCTGACTTTAGATATCATTGGCAAAGCAGTTTTT
Encoded here:
- the LOC111810418 gene encoding uncharacterized protein LOC111810418 is translated as WAVTNGIXDHVVLDLFLETLRAGKLNERVLKLFVATGKDEVLSLIEAFNIQQIVTPVLPTRCSEKF
- the LOC111810247 gene encoding probable UDP-arabinopyranose mutase 5, whose product is MSQLNIMDSEVDIVVGALHSDLTSFMNEWKPIFSQYHLIIVKDPELKEDLIIPDGFDLDVYSQQDIDRIVGASNSIKFSGYSCRYFGYLMSRKKYIISIDDDCVPAKDDKGLLVEFVAQHISNLSTPATPFFFNTLYDPFRKGADFVRGYPFSLRSGVACSLSCGLWLNLADYDAPTQALKPSLRNTRYVDAVLTIPAGAMLPVSGINIAFDREVVGPALCPALRLAGEGKFRWETMEDIWCGLCVKVTCDHLKLGVKSGLPYVWRNERGSAVESLKKEWEGVKLMEEVVPFFQTLRLPEAAVTAEACFLEIAKAVKEKLGRSNQMFARAADAMVEWVEIWKNAGSGPLPVDN